The Cervus canadensis isolate Bull #8, Minnesota chromosome X, ASM1932006v1, whole genome shotgun sequence genome contains the following window.
GTTACAAAACTATAGCCACTGCAAGAGTTGTAGTCAAGTGTCTTGGTCTTTGATATTGGTCTTGGTTAACAATAAACTTAGCTTAAGTAGACTGTACAGTTGTATGAATTTGTAAAAGTATTATATGAATAACTAGTGAGGTTTCAAACTCTTGTAATTGTAGTTGAATAGTCATTGTATTTTCTTGTGAACTGTGTTTAATGGTTTTACctcaaatcagaaaacaaaatgaagtgctTTGGTCAGTTAATAAAATGGTTTTACCCAGTATAGTGTGGTGGATTGCCTTATTGCTTTTAAACCTTAATCTGAGGAAGCAGATTCAAGAGTTTCAGTTCTGAGTGACATTTTTTGTCTTCcaaaagagacaaggaaagggGTACAACTTCATAGAGGCTGCACACCAAAAACCAAGTACCAGCTTATCCTGTTAAAATAATGAATCGAATTTACTTTTTTAAGTCAGAATTTAATAAACTCAGAGGCAGACTTCTGCCTTGAATTCTATAGCAAGTTTACTAAGGAGCCACTcgggtattcattggagggactgatgctgaagctgaaactccaatactttggccacctcatgcaaagagttgactcattgggaaagaccctgatgctgggagggattgggggcaggaggagaaggggacgacagaggacgagatggttggatggcatcaccgattcgatggacatgagtttgagtaaactctgggagttggtgatggacagggaggcctggcgtgctgcgattcatggggtcgcaaagagtcggacacgactgagggactgaactaactaactctAGTGAAGACTTACTGAGCGCCAAGGcaggttttgtttttactttatcaTTGGATTAGGAAAGTGTTCAGGAACCTTATGGTAGCAAAGTTGATTCACTTCATGCCAAAAGAAGGATATGAGACTTACATATGCAGTCAGTTGTATAAACATACAACCTATTACTCTGAAGATTAGTGTTTTGCTATTGTCATGTGAAAATTCAGACTCTTCTTACCAGGGAGGTACTCCCTGAACCAGAGAGTGCTCAGAGCTTTCCAGCTTTTATGTTCTCAAACCATATtgcctgtttttgttgttttaaaatgtgtccTTTTCCTGCATTAGttttcatccaacaaatatttgagcTGCCTGTTTTGTGCCAAGCAACCTGTTAGGCCGTATGctttgggggaaggggagggagagagaaactggGCCACCTTTGCAGCCTGAGATTAAGCTACTCCTTTAACTCAAACAGGTTTGTCTGATGCCAAGAGGAAAACATCCAGAGCCTGGTTAAAAGCTTCAACCCCAGATAGCCGGATTCCCCCCATTCAGAACTAAACATTGTATTGATTACAGGTAAAGGGATATTACTATCAGGCAGGACTTTCCTCTAGAAACTTAAATCCAGCTCACACAGTTGTAAGCCGTATTATGTAAAAGGCACCATTTGAGAAGATGGGGGAGTGGTGGTTACAGCCACGGCACCAGCCATGCCAACCAGGGAGGGGCCCAGGTGAAcagctctttcctcctcccctgctTTCTTCCAGCCCCTGCCTAGACACCGTGTTCTCAGTCCCAACATCTGAGGGTCAGAAGCAGCATTTGCTACGTGCTTGCAGCATCTCTGTGGCTTCTCTACACAATATCATGTTCACCTTACCTCAGAGGGCCACACTTCATGCAAACCCTCAATCCAGAATGAGCAAAAACAGCCTTTGCTGTCTCAGAAAGAGCTCTTTGAACAAAAAAAGAAGCTCTAAAGTGCCCAGTTGCCCTCTAAGGTACCAGTCCGCCTTTGTTACAGATATTTAGAAGAAATTTGCTgaacatttcatgtgaaaatACAGTTAACTCTTTCAGGATCAAAGACTGATCACTGAAGCCCCTCACATCTATGACTGGACTCCCCATCCCACACCCACACGTTTTTGGAAATGGGGTAACTTCTACACTTTCCCCAAGGtctgaagagtgtgtgtgtgtgtgtgtgtgtgtgtgtgtgtgtgtggaaatggGGTAACTTCTACACTTTCCCCAAGGtctgaagagtgtgtgtgtgtgtgtgtgtgtgtgtgtgtgtgtgtgtgtgtgcgcgcgcgcacgcgcgcacgtactcagttgtatccaaccctgcaaccccatggactgtagcccgccaggctcctctgtccatggaattttcctggcaagaatcctggagtgggttgccacttcttcctccaggggatcttcccaacccagggatcgaacccatgtctcctgcattggcaaatggattctttagcactgcaccacctgcaaagccctAAGGGCTGAGGTGAAATTCTGTGGAATCTGTTTTGCTACCTATAAAGAACTGATAAAACCTTTGCTGAAGGGAGACTAGTCTTAAGTCAAAATATCATGATTTTCATTTACAACTGCATTTTCATGAGCTCTGACAGTCAATTGCCATTAACTGGCACTATAAAGGGAGAAGTTGCCTCAAAACAGTAGTGAAACCagacatattttcaaagaaaatattactgCAGGTGTGTGATATTCTATCCAGCACATGTGGTCAATGAACAAAGACTCTATACTAtgacaactttatttttaatatatctgaAAATCAAACATGTATTATTTCTCTACCAATGCAAATGACAAAAAGGAGCAGCAATGTTAGTGCAAAGCAGCATACTACAGGTAGAAATCTCACCCCCCCACAAAGTGGAATTATCAACATTTAAAAGTGAACATTTTGAACAGTCTtgcaacaaatgaaaatacatttatttggtTCTTAAGTTCAAAATTATCAGGTTACAATGGCTTTCTACCTGAGGAATTCAAACAAATGTAACAAAAACACATTAACAGACTTTGAGCTAAATCTTAAAGCACTATTAGTAACGCATACaaggaaaaacatgaaaacacctatttaaaaagacacagattAAAGTTCCGGCCCTTCATTGGACATAGGAAAAAGATATGAGAAAACTTTTGCACCACTTAAATAACAGCACAACAAAGAATAACAGTGTTAATTAACAGAAAGTGAGTATCACATTTTCAGTTCTAAATCATTCCATCCATTTGAAATGTTCAGGAGAAATTGTTCTCATCCTTGTTTAAGGcctacacacaccaaaaaaaagagatttaCTCAAATCTAGAATGCATTACCACAAGACATAAAAACCCAAGGTTGTATAGAAAGTAAACACAAAACCAGTATTTTTACTTTCTCCTGGGTCCCAGGATGGTATTTAGACCAAAATATTACatagaagtgacttagcaccaattcaattatacaaaaaaaatttttaattgcacATGCTGTATTctgcaatatatttttttatgtctGGTTACTGAGCAGCAAATTGTTTTCATGCCTAAAATCTCTGCAAAGAAAAATTATCAAATGACAGAAGAGATtgagttgttttttctttcttttttccaaaacaaGCATAGCTGCTTTCCATTACAAACGCATAATGTTCTTTGTTTCAAGGgcatgaaacatgaaaaaaatagggAGGTTgggtctcattggaaaagaataatACCTGCTTGCTGCAGGTTGTCTGACAAAATACAAGCTGTTATAATTTAAAAGCTACTCCAGACAATAGTACTCTGAACATTAATAGTCATTGCTAGTCCTAGAGGAGAAAAGGCACTCGTCCTAGGAGTGATTTTTCAGATTGGACAAGACAAGCCTAGTTGATGGCTTGTGTGACTCTGATGGCAGAGTCACTGGCTTGCAAGTAGAACTGAATACAAGAAAgccaacaaataaatgaatgatttgaaGATTTTCTAAGCATTTCAGATATCAGGTTGCTCTAGAGTCTAATTACAAGCACACATCGTGCCTTACTATTCTGGGCAGCCACACTGACTGGTGTCCTACTTTGGCTTGACCAGCTGGTCCTTTTCTATGGACTATCAAGTTAGGACTGTTTGAAATGAATCATGTAATATGAAAATGTTGCCTTCCACTACTTTGTGGATTAAAACACATTTCCCCGCTGCAGGCAGCCTAATCTCATTGAGGTCTTCAATTGCCATGTCAGCTATAGTTttgttggaagaaaaaaagtcatCTACTGCCCCCCCCCTGAGTTCCTAAATCCAATATAAGGCAGAATGAGTGAGCCGAGCTTTCGATAGAACATGCACTGCATTAAGATGTATGTCTTTACGAAtctataaaatatctcatttaaaaacatattcaagGAGTCCAAAACCAGTAGGTAAAAAGATAAATTGCTTATGTTAAGAGTTTACAAATTCTGCACACATACAATTTTCCCCCTGCTAGAAAAGTATGGGCTTTACCCTTGACTCTTCCTAACTCCATGGCATTATTGAGGATTGAGGAGGCACTTGTTACTGTTTTATAAAAGTCAGTTTGGGGATATTCAGTGACTTTTTACAAACTGATGTCACCCAACCCTGAGTGAAAGGATTACATAACCTGAAATGGAATACCCTCACATCCTCTCTTCCCAAGTGCCATTTTTGGTGCCCCAGGATCATTCAATATTTCCTTTGGCAAATCCCAAGTTGTATCACTTCAATCCTGTTGCTTTTCTATGATGGAATGACATGGGgttcttccaaaaaaaaacaactctgctAATGGTCCACTCTCTGTGTCAGCCTCAAAAGACAATCTGAGCACCTTTTAGATTCTTCTTCCAAGGCTTTGTTTCTAAAAGGACAACTCTTTGAGTCCTATGAACATATTAGTAAGATTAATTTCCTTCTGGTGGATGCTCAGGGAACCCTCTAATGTCATGAATAAGTCCAGTGTATGTTCTAGGTGTCATCTCTCTTCTTCTATCTATAGGTATTTCTAGATAAAAGTCAGGAAagtttgttgctgcacatggtgTTCCAACCAAATCAAAGAACAAGTAGAAAGATCCTTATGCATTCGCTGCCATCCCTTTGAAGATAAATGATGTTAAATGATAATGTTACGACAGCTGAAGAGCCATAGAGGGCTATCTTAACTCCTCTCGATGTTAATTTGCTCCTTTGGTGGCACCAAATTAAAGCTGCAATTGAGCTGTAGAAATGTCTGTCCTTAGATAAGAAAGTTTTGCAAGCACATTGTTTCACCAAGTTTTCGAATTGGGATTTTGGTGTTTCCAGTTTGCCAACACATctgcccccccccacacacacacacacactttgatcTATGCTTTATACTTTGGCAAGAGAAGCAAGGTTTTGCATTTGACCTTGCTCAAGCTCCTAAGTGTTTGCTCTCTTGCTCTGTAGTTGCTAGCTACATAGCTACATTtggtttcaaattttctttttgcgGATTTTTACTGTGAATAAGGGTTTCCTGATCTAAGAAACcttcaaaacatttgaaaataaaaagaactggtGAAGTTGTTTCTTAAATAGCTTCTGTAGTCAATGCGCTCCAGACTATTATGTCTAATGTAGTAACTACCAGAATTCAGCATGAAATCTCCAGAATACTCACGTCTTTTCATCTTTCCTGCATCCCAGTTATATTCTGACCTCCAAGGTATCTCTCTTCTTTTGGGAAAACCCCACAAATATGAAGCATTTGCACTTTTTGATGATGTTACTGGCACTTGAAAGAGCCTATAGTTGACTCTGTGGTCAAATGCACTGTCACTAAACTGCCTCCTCTTTCCTATGACAGTGTCTAACTGATCACTGGCACTGGACTTGTGGTGTTGGCTTTCATCAAATAAGTACTGGGGGGCcagtatttccttctctttgctgttgctgttctcATTTCTAATGGAATTGTTTTTACCCTCAAGCCACGAACATCTCAGTTCATAAGTGGACCTCCGGCCTGGTTTCCTAAGCTTGTATTCAGAGTATTTTTCCTCCCCATCATGTTTCCCCTCTGCATACAAGGCCTGCTGACTTGACATAATTTCTGTATCACAAGTGATGATTTCATCAGCATCAATACATCCCTTTTCTGGGCAGCTATCATACGTGGCCAcagacttctttttcttctctttgtttacACTAAGATTATCACTGAGACATTCAGAATCACTGCTAATTTCCTCTAAGAAATCTCTCAACTTCAAATCAAAGTCTGCTGACCTCTTAGATGAGGAAACTTGGCTTTGACTTGTGGATATGGGATCCTGGACTTGGTAAGCTTGAGTCTTTTCCAAAAGATGGCTCTTTTCATCAGCTGGGGACAGGCAATCACCAGCTTTACTGGCTGTGTCCTTAAAATGATGCTTAAACTTCTTTGTACATTCTTCAGCataatccatttttcttttcttttgtgataTATGCTCAGGATCCCAAGAAAGATTTGTCCAGAAATCATCTTCTTGTACTTGTTCTCTCCTATCTAGATGTTGCATTTGGCTCAAACTGCTTGAGTGATGCTTATGTTTTCTCAAATTGATTTGAAAGCTATTTCCTTTCACAAGGACAGTTCTCTTCCACTGACATGTGCTTGTTATGTGACTTGGTTCTAGGCAGATGCGGGCATATTCTGGAGTTTGATAATGGTTTAAAAGATAGTCAATAAATTCATCTGTTTCATAGATCTTCTGTTTCCTGCTATGGTCTCTCTCAACGAATCTGGAAGAATAGGAGGTATTAGAACCATGCtggtcttctttctcaagatattGACTTTGAGTCACTATAATTTGCAAGGAATTCTGGTCACAGCTCAAACTGTTATTATATTCGTCAGTTAATGATTTTCCAGCTCTCTCTTTTCTTGctgaatatcttattttttttcccccaaggtggTGGGAAGATTTACGTAAGTGAGCTCTAgcccttttcttcatttttcgtTTACGTTTGTAATCTGACTTGGAAACGTGGTATCTTAGCATTTCCTCCTGATTTTGAAGATACTGAGTGTTTGGTTCTTCTTTCTTCAGAGTTCCTGACACAGTCTCCGGAGCATGATGAGCTTTGGAGCCTGCAACATTCGCCTTCCGTGGGTAAAATTCTTCAGACTCCTTCAAAGATAAAGGTTAAAAATCTCACATGAAAAGCTCAACAGGttaaaaatctcaaagaaaacTGGGCGATATAGTACTGTTCTGAAGAGGTTTCTAACTACACCTAGGGTAGATCCAAATTAGGAATAATAGCACACTGAAGAAACAGGAGGTACAAAATTAAATGTTTCCATCTAATAGGAGCTGCTTTGACTAGGTCTGTGCCTGTCCTTATGTTAAAAGGCACCCCGGTTTACATACCTTTAAAAGCACAtaatccttttttcctttgttcacaaATTGATGGGTCTACTTACTGTTCCAGGTATTGTGCTCGAGGGTGGGAACATGAAGAGGAATAAGAAATGTTCTATAGTGCTCCCTGGGGCTACAGTCCTAGAACAAGAAAAGACTGGTGGGTGAAATATGTGTCTTAAAGGGTCAGTTGGCTTTGTAAAAGCCGAACTGCCTTTTTGGGTTTTATTCCGGCCTCTTCCTATGGATTACAAGTGAGCATGCCTCCGACCTGCCCACCTCGGTTGGAAACAAGATAGCAAGTAGAAAATATGGCTGTGACAATGGTGCTCTCTGCTGTCCATGACTGCAGGGCAGGTGAAAGGTGTGGCCTATGGCCCCTACCCTGCTGGGAGAGCTTGTACTGAGCTCCCACTGACACTCAGCACAAATCAGGGCTCAGAGCTAACCCAGGACTTGGGATTCAAATTTGGTACCACACACATTGAAAGAGAGGAATTCTTCAAAAGAAGTGACTTTTGGCAGTCATTAAGGCAAACTAAAAAAGATCCAGCTTGCCTTATTGTCAAAATAAATGTGAGGTTTTTCTGATTCTGATTTCATGCAGTTTGATGGGCCAtaccaattagaaaaaaaaaaaaaacaaccaggtGAGATGGCAAATATACCTAAAATCAAATCTACCGAAAATGAATGCCATTCACTCTTGGTGTTTAAGAACGCTGAATGTGGCTTTTCAAATGAACACTTTGGTCTTTACTCTGGGGCATCTGCTGAGTCTGGTTATCTTTAGGAGGTCAGTAAGTGGGAGAACAAAAACTTCCCCAACTGAAACTCTCCAAACAACTGGCCTGTGATGTGAGATATTCCTTAGCAAACAGTTGAAGACTAGACTAACATGTCTGTTCAAGGGCCTCCTTTcccatccagtcctgtcactgaTGAATGGCCAGTGAAAGGTAATGAAGGATTACAAAGTCCACATCCCTCCTCCTGGTGTTTTCTGTTACCTCCATTAGGAGCTTAGAACAGTAGGTGCACAAGCTACACTGCTCTAAATTAGATCATCTCAAAGTTGAgaaacaaagtgtgtgtgtgcgcgtgcacgcCAGATGGTGGAGGTGAGACCCAACCCCTTCAGAGAATCTGAGTATCCCTTTGGTCAATGCAAAATTGTGGTTGTTAGAGACCAGCCTATTGAAAACAAACCTCAACAAATACAGTAAGTCTTCCACAGCCACTGGTTAAACAATAGGCTGCTGTTTCAAAGTAAAGGCCATGATGACTCAGAGAGGTCACTAGCTACCCAAACCAAAAAACAATGGGGCAAGAGCCTTACTACAATTTTCCTCAGGAGTGCCCGCATCAGGTAGAGGGCCTCCAGCTGCCTCTGGGTCAGTGGGATCTTCCTCTTCTCCAGGTCCTCGGAAGAGTTGGACCCTGGTTGGGCCTCCACTTTGGCACTGTCCTTCTGTCTCCTTTGCCGGTGCCTGTCCCTTTCCTTCTGGGTGCGTCTCTTGACTCTggcctttctcctcttttcctggaccttcctctcctcttttctttttctggagaatGATTAAGAGAGTGAACCCTTCAGAAGGTGTTTATTGGGCAAACAGGTTGCTCTCCTCCCTACTACCTCCTCCCTGGCAGGAGTTCCCCAAAATCTCCAGCTACAACACCCCAGGGCTCAACATTAGACAAAAGACACTGTGACTATCAGTCAAGGGGAGAGATGCGTAACTAAGTTGGTCAGTTAGAAACATGTACAGGAGACCTCATGCAGAGAgagtgtatttaaaaaataaacgaAGAAGACCACTGAATTCAAAGGAGGGGCCTCaacccccccccaccctccaacTTTCTCAAACCAAAAGCAGGGACTATGGGATCTAGCTTTCGCAGGGGTGATTCCATTTCTCTTGAGATCGAAACCTTCCCTGAGCTGGTCACACAGACACAAATGAAAGTAAGTCAAGGCATTCAGAAAATCTTAAAGGTGAGAACTGGTCTTTGGTGCACACTCCTTAACacagtgaagtgttagtcactcagtcatgtctgacactctgtgaccccatggactatagtctgctaggctcctctgtccatggaattctctaggcaagaatactgaagcaggtaattcctttctccaggggatcttcccaacccagggattgcacctgggtctcccacattgcaggcagattctttaccatctgagccacccagtaCATTATCATAAAAACAGGCTGGTTTAGAAGAATCTGGGCTTatttttctgctgttttctgaatatttaagaTGTTTTGGTTAGGCTCTCATAGAAGCATGGaaacctggggggtgggggaagggcaggggagGACAATTGCCTGAGAGATGACCAAGCCCCAAACTGGAGGATGAGCTCAACTGCATGATCGATCTGGAAATATGGGAGGAATCATTACCTTTACTGGGATCAGCTTCTGGCCAAGTTTCACAGCCATGACCTTAAGTAACTCCTAGCACTCTGCCAACCAAAAAACGTTGAGAGGCACATGGAAAACTACTCTTAAACTCCTAAATTTGCATAAAAGGCTGGAAGAATAAACCTgcaaggggaggagccaggaagaAGGTAAAACTGGTTTGGGGAGCCCTGTAGTTCCCGTCCAGTTGTCCCTTCTTGGCAAACCCTTGACAATCCAATGGCCCTTTCTAGTCTCAAGCTCCTAAACTGGGAAACAATGGTAAGCTCAAAGAAGTAAATACAGAGGCTCCTTAAATTCACAGAAAGAACTTGAGCCAACAAGAAAAATGGTCTCAACAGATCTTTCTGGGTTAGTTTGATTATGGATCATCTTATGAAAGAAAAtcttttccaaaacagaaaagaattttccCCAAAATTTCAATGGATAGGCAAAGTAATATTTGGTAAATTTAGGTAAACTGGTGAAACTTGTAAGTTGGCAGGCTAGAATTTTCATGCTAAAAGTAcctggcctttttttttaaatgattattaacTCCTAGACAACCTAATCTGGTTGGTCCTACTATTCCTCATTACTTGTTCCTCCTGAAAAGCATACTTTTAAAGTATCTTGTTTTTCACTGCTTTCTCCTTTTGGTTTTGTAACAGTGTAACGGAAAGACAGCAATTTTCTAATGGGCACCAATTCCTGCTCCCCCCATCATGCTATCTATTAAGTGAACCCATTCACCTGAAGAGATAAATCCAtaatcaaaagtttaaaaatagacaaaaaacaacaacaacgctCTTTGTTGAACTTGGTCTCCTCACCTTTcagcctcttcctcttctcttctctttgcttttttcctctcttcctccaacTCTTGTAATTTCAGTCTTTCttgatttctcttctttataGCTCCTTCGCTGAAGTGTTTTGTTGTATCAAACATAACCTGCTCTCAAACAATTCAAAGTATCATTAGAAAAGTTTGCCCGCTGGCTGGATATGTCCCAGACCAGAGAGCTAAAACTAATCTGTAGCTGGCAATGCCAAACCAAGTGAATTAAAAATGCCTTCGATGCATCCCAGTACCCAGACAGTTACACTGACTCTCAGTCATCTCTCAAACTGTTCTTGTGGGGTTTCTAGAACTTTCTTTGGCAGAACCTTTGAGGAACTCACCTGACAGCCATATGCGGCATCATCGTGCCCTTATGGACACAAGTTCTAAGGTATGTGAGTATATTGCTTCTGGTTTGTTATACTGATTAACTgagatattaataatattttttaaatcagcagAGACAAAACCAGTCcagaaatggggtggggggagcaaagATGTAGGAAAATTGACCAAAAGAGATACAAGATCTGACTATAGTGATTATTAAACAACTTTGCAAATctcaaaagaaagtaaaagtcagATTGAGGCACTACAAATAAATTTGCCTAAAAAATATAAGGATGCAGAAGTAGCTATTTAAATATGAATGAGAGACAACCACCAAATTCACCATCACAGTTACCTTTGAGGGGAGTGAGCAGCCTTGACTGAGGATGGTACACAAAGGGGAACATGTTCTCATTCCACTggtaatgctttattttttaagctgCAGTGGTATGTGGGTGGTCGTTATAGCATTTGCTAGATCTTTTGTCAGACTGAATAGCTCataattttcaaacatatatCTTAACCCAAGTAGCctcacacacaacatacacacacacacacacatagacacacacacacccctgaagCTACTGAAGCTGAAAGTTCAAATTCACACTAAAGACTGATTTAGAGAAAAAGGGTTTAGCTGCATTAAGGTTTCAAGAACAAGATGACCAGGCATTCAGACAGTCATGAAGCTGTCTTCATGCTAGATAGACAGAATGACATTGAAAGGAAAGGAGCCAGGTTTGTTGGGCTTATGTTTTAGAATTTACCTGACAGTCGTCATTAAAGTATAGTAAATTGTGACCCCAATAGCAAAGAGGGAATAAACTGCCTTTCTTGTTTCAAGCTGCATGTTGCCCTTTCCCAGCAACTTGTCAAACAGAAGAAGCATATGAGATGGTTCCATAAGGACCATGAAGAATCCTTAAATGTCCCCCAAGGAGCTGGGCAGAGCCCTGAACTATAACAACCATCACTTCAAGCCACAGCTGGCAGCATGGCTGACAGTAGGAGAATGCCCCAATCATGATGATACTTGGTCCCCAGAAAACACCCATTTATTAATGACAACATAAATCTTTACATAAGCTCTTGATCAGAGCCTCCAGGGTGGTCTAAGGAAATCTGTTCCAGAGGCTTCCTTCTAGCTTTTACTCAAGACCACTTGAACcatggggaaaaaattttttttataataccctggctgctccttaccttgatGTTACATGCCAGAGCTTTCCCATCATCTCCTTTAAGCATCAGCTTCATCCCACGGAGGGACTCCATGGCCTTTAAGAAGTCAGTTGACTCTTGGTACTGTATAAATGCCTCGAACGTCTGCAAGCCAAAGTTGAACCCCCCAAAGCTCCCACTGGTTATGACCTCTCGGTAGGGGTCGAGCATCGGGATATCTACATTCTTGATCTTCCCAAAGCTTTCAAAGACCACCCGAAGGATCTCTTCACACGGCTTCTCTCCACTGGAGCCTTTGGGAGCAAACCACTTGCAGGGCAGGCCTTCGAAGTATATGGAATTGGGGCTCTTATCGTGGTCCTGCTCTTCAGACCCATCACCCATTGAGGTGGCCCCATTTTCCTTGGGGAAGTGCTCCCACTCTCCCTGGGCGTCTGTCACCATGACTTTTAAGTCTGTTTCCAAGCCGTTTAGCTTGATGATCTTCCCGTGCAACTTGGCCTTCAGGATTTGAACCAAGCTTCGCGTTTCCGCCTCCCCCTCAAATCGGATGAAGTCCCTGGTGCTTTTGGCG
Protein-coding sequences here:
- the LOC122435958 gene encoding A-kinase anchor protein 17B-like — protein: MTVTVVYDNSEATELCAAQHLYLKPIAKLMINVLLPESPEPSRPVSNWEVLDQLKSLICPDQFTTVRLAKSTRDFIRFEGEAETRSLVQILKAKLHGKIIKLNGLETDLKVMVTDAQGEWEHFPKENGATSMGDGSEEQDHDKSPNSIYFEGLPCKWFAPKGSSGEKPCEEILRVVFESFGKIKNVDIPMLDPYREVITSGSFGGFNFGLQTFEAFIQYQESTDFLKAMESLRGMKLMLKGDDGKALACNIKVMFDTTKHFSEGAIKKRNQERLKLQELEEERKKAKRREEEEAERKRKEERKVQEKRRKARVKRRTQKERDRHRQRRQKDSAKVEAQPGSNSSEDLEKRKIPLTQRQLEALYLMRALLRKIVESEEFYPRKANVAGSKAHHAPETVSGTLKKEEPNTQYLQNQEEMLRYHVSKSDYKRKRKMKKRARAHLRKSSHHLGGKKIRYSARKERAGKSLTDEYNNSLSCDQNSLQIIVTQSQYLEKEDQHGSNTSYSSRFVERDHSRKQKIYETDEFIDYLLNHYQTPEYARICLEPSHITSTCQWKRTVLVKGNSFQINLRKHKHHSSSLSQMQHLDRREQVQEDDFWTNLSWDPEHISQKKRKMDYAEECTKKFKHHFKDTASKAGDCLSPADEKSHLLEKTQAYQVQDPISTSQSQVSSSKRSADFDLKLRDFLEEISSDSECLSDNLSVNKEKKKKSVATYDSCPEKGCIDADEIITCDTEIMSSQQALYAEGKHDGEEKYSEYKLRKPGRRSTYELRCSWLEGKNNSIRNENSNSKEKEILAPQYLFDESQHHKSSASDQLDTVIGKRRQFSDSAFDHRVNYRLFQVPVTSSKSANASYLWGFPKRREIPWRSEYNWDAGKMKRREYSGDFMLNSGSYYIRHNSLERIDYRSYLRNNFTSSFYFQMF